Part of the Streptomyces sp. HSG2 genome, GTCCGGGATCGTTCGGTGTCTGCAGGCAGTCCTGCCGGATCCGTGGCTGGCCCTGGGGACGGACACGCTGGTTGAGGCCATGCCCGCGTCCATACAGGCGTCGGATACGGGGATCGAGTTCGCTCCGGACGGACAGGTGATCGTCGGGCCGGAGTTCCGGACGCTGGAAGCGGCATGGATCGAGGGGGTCGCCGCGATGGCCCGTGCGGGTGCCCGGGTCATCGTTGATGAGGTCTTTCTCGGCGGAGCGGACTCGCAGAAGCGATGGCAGAAGGCTTTGGGCGAACTGCGGGTGCTGTGGGTTGGTGTCCGATGCGACAGTGCGGTAGCCGCAGGTCGTGAGGTCGCACGAGGTGATCGGGTCATCGGCATGGCGGCGTCCCAGGCGGACGTGGTCCACCGGGGCATGGTCTATGACCTGGAGGTGGACACCACGCATGCCGAGTCGATGGAGTGTGCACGGATCATCGCCGCGCATGTCAGCTGATCGGCGGCCCGGCTGTCTGCCGCTGTGACCGCAGTCCCGGGACGGTCAGGCCGCTGTGGCCAGGGGCCGTCCTCCCCAGCGGATGCCCTTCTCCGCGCGGATCCGGGCGCGTTCGCGTCGTTGGGCTGCCAGCACGTCGGGGTGGCGGGCGTTGGCGTTGCGCCAGCGTAGGTACCGGTGCAGCTCGCGGGTCTGGACGGTGTGGTTGGAGTGGTGGGAATTGGCGAGGGTGAACTGCCGCAGGGGCCCGAAGTGCGCCTCGATGGGGTTGGCCCAGGAGGCGTTGGTCGGGGTGAAGCACAGCTCGACCTTGTTTTTCTTCGCCCAGCGGCGGATCTTGGCACCTTTGTGGGCGGAGAGGTTGTCCAGGACGATGTAGATCGGGGCGCCGTCGGGGCGGGCGGCCCGGATCGACTTCAGGGCTGTGAGGGTGTTGGCCGCGCAGGTGATCGTGCGGCGGTACTGCGCGGAGATCGGCGTGCCGTACCACGAGACCGGGCTGATCCGGTCCTACGGGGAGGCCCTCGCCCACCTGCACCGGGTGGGCGAACCCATCAGGCGGCGCGAGGCGGCGTGACGGATCGCGGGAGGCTCGCGGCGACCGCCCGAGACGAGGCCGCCCACTCGAGAAGCCCCCATGACGGCCGGCCGACGGTCGACTCGGGCGAGCGCGCGGATCACGCACACCGCCCACACGCGGCACCGCCCCGCCCCGCGGAGAGGACGGCCGCCCGCGGCCGACGGAGGCGCGGGGCATCCGGGTGCGGCAGGGCCGTTCCGCGCCGTCACCGACATCGACGGTCACCGGACCGCCCGGCCGTCGCCGCGGCGATCCTGGACGATCGACCGCCCGAGCCCTACGAAGCCTCCGTCCCGGGCGGCACGATCTCGAAGAACTCGATGTCCAGGGTCTCCCCTGGACGCCCGACCGCGTTCGCCAGCGCGGCCCGTACCCGCTGCCACGCGATCTCGTAGCTCGCGGCCGGCTGGATGGACAGGCCGGTGGGCAGATCGTGCTGTGCGGGAAACTGAGTGTGCCAGAGCCTGCCGTCGAACACGGCCGCGCCTCCGTAGACAGGGGTATCACCGCCTTCGCTCCCGAAGAGGTGTACATCGATCTCGCTCGAACCACGGTCGAGGACGCGGCCGAGTTCCCGATCGACCGTGGCGATCAGGGCGCCCTCGGACACGCCGGACACGGTGACGGCCGGACGGTCGGGCACCTCGACTCTGGCGCTGAAGTGATCGCCCTCTCGGGACACGATGCCGAAGTAGATGTGTCGGAATACGCTCATGGGTCTCCGATTCCACAGGTCGGTGGAGCGTCCGTCTCGGCCACGGCGGTGACGGTGCCGGGTGAGGTCAGTCCGCCACCGGTCTCCACCGGCGAGTGGAGGAGGCCGCCGCCACAGCACCCCAGGCCGCGAGAAGGA contains:
- the cpt gene encoding chloramphenicol phosphotransferase CPT yields the protein MTEVIVLNGGSSSGKSGIVRCLQAVLPDPWLALGTDTLVEAMPASIQASDTGIEFAPDGQVIVGPEFRTLEAAWIEGVAAMARAGARVIVDEVFLGGADSQKRWQKALGELRVLWVGVRCDSAVAAGREVARGDRVIGMAASQADVVHRGMVYDLEVDTTHAESMECARIIAAHVS